From the Amblyraja radiata isolate CabotCenter1 chromosome 26, sAmbRad1.1.pri, whole genome shotgun sequence genome, one window contains:
- the arhgdia gene encoding rho GDP-dissociation inhibitor 1: MAEQEPTVEQLAAIAAENQEEESAVGYKPPAQKTLQEIEELDKDDESLRKYKELLLGNRGQVNDPKVPNVQVIRLSLMCATAPHPLILDLTGDLDNFKKNPFVLKEGVEYKIKISFKVNKEIVSGLKYIQTTSRKSIKIDSTDYMVGSYGPRDTEYEFLTTQEEAPKGMLARGNYVVKSEFTDDDKFNHLSWEWQLNIRKDWKE; encoded by the exons ATGGCAGAACAGGAGCCAACCGTGGAGCAGCTAGCAGCCATTGCCGCTGAGAATCAGGAAGAGGAGTCTGCAGTGGGTTACAAACCACCAGCACAGAAAACTCTGCAGGAGATCGAGGAGCTGGACAAAGATGACGAGAGCCTCAGGAAGTACAAAGAGCTACTGCTGGGGAACCGTGGTCAAGTTAATG ATCCTAAGGTTCCAAATGTCCAAGTGATCCGTTTATCATTGATGTGTGCAACTGCACCTCATCCCTTAATTCTGGATTTAACAG GTGACCTTGACAACTTTAAAAAGAATCCTTTTGTACTCAAAGAGGGTGTTGAATACAAGATAAAAATTAGCTTCAAG GTTAACAAAGAAATCGTTTCTGGGCTGAAATATATTCAGACAACGTCTAGGAAATCTATAAAAA TCGATAGCACTGATTACATGGTTGGGAGTTACGGCCCGCGGGACACCGAGTACGAGTTCCTCACAACACAGGAGGAAGCACCAAAGGGCATGTTGGCGAGGGGCAACTACGTGGTCAAATCCGAATTCACTGACGATGACAAATTCAATCACCTCTCCTGGGAGTGGCAGCTCAACATCAGGAAAGACTGGAAAGAATAA